From Acropora muricata isolate sample 2 chromosome 14, ASM3666990v1, whole genome shotgun sequence, one genomic window encodes:
- the LOC136898900 gene encoding F-box/LRR-repeat protein 12-like: MASCKAGRKKASRQKTADDVVQVAPICKLPANIMLQVFRFLDVKTLCVLSTVCRMWYHLVCDRCLWKHVDLRPWSLSLRTLKKLVRNRLSDSALELLIKGFIGTTKKSVNVSPSLLEEIKTKCPHLRSLGLSYCDMRNVPAQCLPRSLKSLYLGHSIVPLAWFEGLLSEMFLPNLKELILIYCTRVENSDLACIAKLTTLRSLNLSYCYRVGDEGIRHIAQSLVSLTALDVSHCPVITDLGLHYIGSHLLRLKLLNLFSNWGITDAGVLSLVHGLVELEFLNLSYCKELTKLGLFEITEKCKKLKVLDITGCVALSEKDITKARISSPSCTIQQL; encoded by the coding sequence ATGGCGTCTTGCAAAGCAGGAAGGAAGAAAGCATCTCGACAAAAAACGGCGGATGATGTGGTACAAGTCGCTCCTATATGCAAGCTACCGGCAAATATCATGCTGCAAGTTTTCAGGTTTCTGGACGTGAAGACACTTTGTGTTTTATCGACTGTTTGTCGGATGTGGTACCATCTTGTGTGCGATCGGTGCTTGTGGAAACACGTCGACCTTCGTCCATGGTCTCTGTCTCTGCGAACGTTGAAGAAACTCGTGAGGAATCGACTCTCAGACTCTGCTCTGGAACTGCTGATAAAAGGATTCATCGGAACGACGAAGAAAAGCGTAAACGTCTCTCCCTCTCTGCTTGAGGAAATCAAGACGAAGTGTCCACATTTGAGATCTCTTGGTTTGTCGTACTGTGACATGCGAAATGTCCCTGCCCAATGTTTGCCTCGAAGTTTGAAGTCTCTGTACCTGGGCCATTCCATAGTTCCGCTTGCCTGGTTTGAGGGGCTGTTAAGCGAAATGTTTCTCCCTAACCTCAAAGAATTGATTCTAATTTACTGCACTAGAGTGGAAAATTCCGATCTTGCCTGCATTGCAAAGTTGACGACCCTGCGAAGCTTGAACCTAAGTTATTGCTATCGTGTAGGTGATGAAGGTATTCGACACATCGCCCAAAGTCTTGTTAGTCTAACAGCTCTAGATGTCTCACATTGTCCTGTTATAACTGATCTAGGCTTACATTACATTGGCAGTCATCTCTTGAGGTTAAAACTTCTTAATTTGTTCTCCAACTGGGGAATCACAGATGCAGGGGTTCTTTCGCTTGTTCACGGTCTTGTGGAATTGGAATTTCTTAACCTCTCTTACTGCAAAGAACTAACTAAGCTTGGCCTCTTTGAAATTACAGAAAAATGCAAGAAGCTCAAAGTTTTGGACATCACTGGTTGTGTTGCACTTTCAGAAAAGGACATAACAAAGGCCAGGATAAGCTCACCCAGTTGTACTATTCAGCAGTTGTAA